The genomic window CTACATGGCAATGAACAAGAAAATGTTGGAAGATGCTGGTGTAGCTAACCTTGTTAAAGAAGGTTGGACAACTGATGACTTTGAAAAAGTTTTGAAAGCCCTTAAAGATAAAGGCTACACTCCAGGTTCATTGTTCAGTGCTGGTCAAGGGGGAGACCAAGGAACACGTGCCTTCATCGCAAACCTTTATGGCGGTTCTGTAACAGACAAAGACGTAACCAAATATACAACAGACGATCCTAAATTCGTCAAAGGTCTTGAAAAAGCTGCTAGCTGGATTAAAGACGGTTTGTTGAACAACGGTTCACAATTTGACGGTGGAGCAGACATCCAAAACTTTGCGAACGGTCAAACTTCATACACAATCCTTTGGGCACCAGCTCAAAACGGTATCCAAGCGAAACTCTTGGAAGCAAGTAAGGTAGACGTGGTAGAAGTACCATTCCCATCAGACTCTGGTAAACCATCTCTTGAATACCTTGTAAACGGATTTGCAGTATTTAATAACAAAGACGATAAGAAAGTCGCAGCTGCTAAGAAATTCGTTCAATTCATCGCAGATGACAAAGAATGGGGTCCTAAAGACGTAGTTCGTACAGGTGCCTTCCCAGTTCGTACTTCATTTGGTAAACTTTATGAAGACAAACGTATGGAAACAATCAGTGGCTGGACTAAATACTACTCACCATACTATAACACTATCGATGGATTTGCTGAAATGAGAACACTTTGGTTCCCAATGTTGCAATCTGTATCAAATGGTGACGAAAAACCAGCGGATGCTTTGAAAGCCTTCACTGAAAAAGCTAACGAAACAATCAAAAAAGCTACAAAACAATAAGCACTAAGTCAGATTGATTCCCCCCTTTTCCCTGTGCACTATGGTGTAAGAAAAGGGGGACTTTTGTTTGAAATGGTAGGAACTGTCACGAAATTAAAATGAAGTTCTTACATAAGCGAATCTTAAAAAATTTCATTTTGGTTTTAAAACAGTTCAAGAAAATCAAAAACTATTCTATTTGAAAGAGAGGTGCCGACTGTGAAAGTCAATAAAATTCGTATGCGGGAAACAGTGATTTCCTACGCTTTCCTAGCACCAGTGTTATTCTTCTTTGTGATCTTTGTCTTGGCTCCTATGATTATGGGATTCATTACAAGTTTCTTCAACTACTCCATGACTAAATTTGAGTTTGTGGGCTTGGACAACTACATTCGTATGTTTAAAGACCCTGTCTTTGTGAAGTCTTTGATCAATACCGTTATCCTGGTTATTGGATCTGTTCCGATTGTGGTTCTCTTCTCGCTCTTTGTAGCATCTCAAACCTATCATCAAAACGCCATTGCCCGTTCTTTCTATCGTTTCGTCTTCTTCCTTCCTGTAGTTACAGGTAGTGTTGCCGTAACGGTTGTATGGAAATGGATTTATGACCCACTATCAGGGATTTTGAACTTTGTCCTTAAGTCAAGTCATATTATCAGCCAAAACATTTCTTGGTTGGGTGACAAAAACTGGGCTTTGCTAGCGATTATGATTATCCTTTTGACAACATCTGTTGGTCAACCGATTATCCTTTATATCGCTGCTATGGGAAATATTGACAACTCACTTGTTGAAGCAGCGCGTGTGGACGGTGCGACTGAGTTTCAAGTCTTCTGGAAGATCAAATGGCCTAGCCTTCTTCCAACAACTCTTTACATCGCAATCATTACGACCATCAACTCATTCCAGTGTTTCGCCTTGATTCAGTTGTTGACTTCTGGTGGTCCAAACTACTCAACAAGTACACTGATGTACTACCTTTACGAAAAAGCTTTCCAATTGACAGAATATGGCTATGCAAATACTATCGGTGTCTTCTTGGCGGTGATGATTGCCATTGTCAGCTTTGCTCAATTCAAGATCCTCGGAAACGACGTAGAATACTAAAGAAAGGAGACAGTTATGCAACCTACACAAAAGAAACCCTTAACAGCTTTCACTGTTATCTCAACGATTATCTTGCTCTTGTTGACCGTACTGTTCATCTTTCCATTCTACTGGATCTTGACAGGGGCCTTCAAATCACAGCCTGATACCATTATGATTCCGCCACAGTGGTTCCCTAAAATGCCAACCATGGAAAACTTCCAACAACTCATGGTGCAAAACCCTGCTATGCAGTGGATGTGGAACTCTGTATTTATCTCACTGGTAACCATGTTCCTAGTCTGTGCAACCTCTTCTCTAGCAGGTTATGTCTTGGCTAAAAAACGTTTCTATGGTCAGCGCATTCTTTTTGCAGTCTTTATCGCTGCCATGGCTCTTCCAAAACAAGTTGTCCTTGTACCATTGGTACGTATCGTCAACTTCATGGGAATTCACGATACTCTTTGGGCAGTTATCCTGCCTTTGATTGGATGGCCATTCGGTGTCTTCCTCATGAAACAGTTCAGTGAAAACATCCCAACAGAATTGCTTGAATCAGCTAAAATCGACGGTTGTGGTGAGATTCGTACCTTCTGGAGCGTAGCCTTCCCTATTGTGAAACCAGGATTTGCAGCCCTTGCAATCTTTACCTTCATCAATACTTGGAACGACTACTTCATGCAGTTGGTTATGTTGACTTCACGTCAAAACTTGACCATCTCACTCGGGGTTGCGACCATGCAGGCCGAAATGGCAACCAACTATGGTTTGATCATGGCAGGTGCAGCTCTTGCAGCCGTGCCAATCGTAACGGTCTTCCTTGTCTTCCAAAAATCCTTCACTCAAGGGATCACTATGGGAGCTGTTAAAGGATAATGCTCTGCGAAAATCGAGTTTAAACTACATCAGCATCACCTTGCCATACTTAAGTATTGCCTGGGGTTAGCTTCCTAGTTTGTTCTTCGATTTTCGTTGAGTATAAGAGAATACAGAGTTATAAGTGTCTACAAAATGGAGAGTATGCAGTTACTTCGTGAAGTTTTGTCAGACACTTATAAACTTAAGAATGAACTTTTTTCATGATACTAGTTAGAGTAGGTTCGTTTTATGGTGGCTATTTCCCGCTTTAGTGGTGTCTAAGATAAGCATCTTACGCTTATCTTAGACGGAATTTTTGAGACTGACGATAAAAGATTAAAAGGCTCAAAAATTAGGAATGAAATACCGAAGGAATTTGCTTCCGTCCGCACTATTACAGGAAAATAGAGAAAGGATGAATCGGAACTGAAAAATAGTAACTATCAGAAACGAAGGAAATAGTATGATTTTTGAAGATTTGAAAAACATCGCCTTTTACAAAGGGATTCACCCCAATCTAGACAAGGCTATCGACTATCTCTATCAGCACCGTAAGGATTCTTTCGAACTCGGTAAGTATGAGATTGACGGGGACAAGGTCTTTCTAGTTGTGCAGGAAAATGTCCTCAATCAGGCTGAAAATGATCAATTTGAGCATCATAAGAACTATGCAGATTTGCATTTGCTGGTAGAAGGGCATGAATATTCGAGCTACGGTTCACGTATCAAAGACGAGGCGGTAGCATTCGATGAAGCGAGCGACATTGGCTTTGTCCATTGTCATGAACGCTACCCACTCTTGTTGGGCTATCACAATTTTGCAATTTTCTTCCCAGGAGAACCACACCAGCCAAATGGCTACGCAGGGATGGAAGAAAAAGTTCGCAAGTATCTCTTTAAAATTTTGATTGATTAAAAGAATCAGGAGGAGCAAACATGGCACAAAAAGGAGTAAGCCTTATCAAGGCAGCATTTGATACAGATAATTTTCTCATGCGTTTCAGTGAGAAGGTCTTGGATATCGTCACAGTCAATCTTCTTTTTGTCGTCTCTTGTTTGCCCATCGTGACGATTGGAGTGGCAAAAATTAGCCTCTATGAGACCATGTTTGAGATTAAGAGAAGCAGACGAGTACCAGTTTTCAGAACCTATCTAAGAGCTTTCAAGCAAAATCTGAAACTGGGGCTTCAGTTAGGTCTGTTAGAGTTGGGCATTGTCTCATTAAGCCTTCTAGATCTCTACCTCTTCTGGGGACAGACCGCTTTGCCTTTCCAGCTTGTGAAAGCTATTTGTTTGGGGATTCTCATCTTCCTTACTCTCGTGATGCTGGCTAGTTATCCCATCGCTGCGCGCTATGATTTGTCTTGGAAAGAGGTGTTGCAAAAGGGGCTTATCTTGGCAAGTTTTAACTTTCCATGGTTCTTCCTCATGTTAGCCATTCTCTTTCTTATTGTGATGGTTCTTTATCTATCCGCCTTCACTCTCCTTTTGGGTGGATCGGTCTTTATCCTCTTTGGTTTTGGTTTGCTGGTCTTTCTCCAAGCAGGATTGATGGAGAAAATCTTCGCCAAATACCAGTAGGATGAGGTGTTTCTGAAACTACTTTCAATCGTTACAGTTTCTAAAATACAAGTAGAAACTAAAATCTAAGTGTATACAAGATATTGAAAGCGATTTTCACAAGGTGTATACTAAACTTGTAAAAAATAGAACTGCTCTCAGCAGGAAAAAAGAAATCTTAGGAGAAAATCTATGTCAGATTTGAAAAAATACGAAGGTGTCATTCCAGCCTTCTACGCATGTTATGATGATCAAGGAGAAGTCAGTCCAGAGCGTACGCGCGCCTTGGTTCAATACTTCATTGATAAGGGAGTTCAAGGTCTCTATGTCAATGGTTCTTCTGGTGAATGTATCTACCAAAGCGTGGCAGACCGCAAGTTGATTTTGGAAGAAGTCATGGCAGTTGCCAAAGGGAAATTGACCATCATTGCTCACGTGGCTTGCAACAACACAAAAGATAGTATGGAACTTGCTCGCCACGCGGAAAGCTTGGGTGTAGATGCCATTGCAACGATTCCACCGATTTACTTCCGCTTACCAGAATACTCAGTTGCTAAATACTGGAATGATATCAGTTCTGCAGCTCCAAACACAGACTACGTGATTTATAATATTCCTCAATTGGCAGGTGTTGCTTTGACGCCAAGTCTCTACACAGAAATGTTGAAGAATCCTCGTGTTATCGGTGTTAAGAACTCTTCTATGCCAGTTCAAGATGTCCAAACCTTTGTCAGTCTTGGTGGAGAAGACCACATCGTCTTTAATGGTCCAGATGAACAGTTCCTAGGTGGCCGTCTCATGGGTGCTAAGGCTGGTATCGGTGGTACTTATGGTGCTATGCCAGAACTCTTCTTGAAACTCAATTAGTTGATTGCTAAGAAAGACTTGGAGACAGCGCGTGAATTGCAATACGCTATCAATGCAATCATTGGCAAACTCACATCTGCACATGGAAATATGTACGGTGTCATCAAAGAAGTCTTGAAAATCAATGAGGGACTTAACATTGGATCAGTTCGTTCGCCATTGACACCAGTGACTGAAGAAGATCGTCCAGTTGTAGAAGCAGCTGCAGCCTTGATTCGTGAAACCAAGGAGCGCTTCCTCTAATCTATAAGGAGGTAATTATGACACACTACGTTGCAATTGATATCGGTGGAACCAACATCAAATATGGTTTGATCGACCAAGAAGGCCAACTTGTTGAATCGCATGAAATGCCAACTGAGGCGCATAAGGGTGGACCCCATATCTTACAAAAGACAAAAGATATCGTAGCCAGTTATCTAGAAAAAGGCCCAGTAGCAGGTGTTGCCATTTCTTCTGCTGGGATGGTGGATCCAGACAAGGGTGAGATTTTCTATGCCGGACCGCAAATCCCTAACTATGCAGGAACCCAGTTCAAGAAGGAAATCGAGACGAGCTTTGATATTCCTTGTGAGATTGAGAATGATGTCAACTGTGCAGGTCTGGCTGAGGCCGTATCTGGTTCAGGCAAGGGAGCGAGTGTGACACTTTGCTTGACCATTGGAACAGGTATCGGTGGTTGCTTGATTATGGATGGGAAAGTCTTTCATGGATTTAGCAACTCAGCCTGCGAAGTCGGTTATATGCATATGCAGGATGGAGCTTTCCAAGATCTTGCCTCTACGACAGCCTTGGTGGAGTATGTAGCAGCAGCTCATGGAGACTCAGTTGATCAGTGGAATGGCCGACGCATCTTTAAGGAAGCTACCGAAGGCAACAAGATTTGTATGGTTGGTATTGACCGCATGGTAGACTATCTAGGAAAAGGTCTGGCAAATATTTGCTACGTTGCCAATCCAGAAGTGGTCATCCTCGGTGGCGGTATCATGGGGCAAGAGGCTATCCTCAAACCAAAGATTCGCACAGCCTTGAAGGCGGCCTTGGTGCCAAGCCTAGCTGAAAAAACACGATTAGAATTTGCCCATCACCAAAATACAGCAGGGATGTTGGGCGCCTATTATCATTTTAAAACAAAACAATCCTAGTTTGGAGCTATAGAATTAAGAAAAACACTGAATCACTACTTGAGTGAAAACTGTTTTGCTTAATTCTTTTTTTATTGAAAAATTTGAGTCAAAGGAGGTAATCGTGAGAGACTAGTAGAAAATAACCCCCTTGTATGAGAGGTTAAGGCGAGATGATGAACTACAAGGAGAGAGCAATTCTATCAGCCATTGAATTAATATTTAGCTTGAGTAAATGGGAAAATGTGGAAAAATGATATAATGAGATGGGCGAAAAATTGACTAATTAGAATTTATAGAGGTGAGAAAAATGCAATGACAACCTATTCACCTGAAATCGAAATCATATAAAATTACGAGGAGATTGTAAGATGAGTAATTATATAAAATTAAATGAAGATAGATGGAATAATGTAAAAAATGACTACACTGAGCCATTGACACATGAAGAATTAGAAGAAGTTAGAAAACATCCAATTTCTGTTGCCCTAACTGTTGGGAAAAAAGTTCCGATAGAATGGTTTGAAAAAGCCAAGGGAAAAAAGATATTAGGGTTAGCTTGTGGTGGTGGACAGCAGGGTCCAGTTTTTGCTCTAAAAGGTTATGATGTCACCATTATGGATTTTTCTAAATCACAATTAGAAAGAGATGAAATGGTTGCAAAACGAGAAGGTTTAAAAATCAATACGGTTCAAAGCGATATGACAAAAGCATTTCCATTTGAAGATGAAACTTTTGATATTGTTTTTAATCCGGTTTCAAATGTATACATAGAAGATTTAGAAAATATGTATAAAGAAACCTCTCGCGTATTGAAAAAGGGTGGACTCTTAATGGTCGGATTTATGAATCCTTGGATCTACATGTATGATGCTGACATTGTATGGGACAAACCCGATGAGGAATTGCTTTTAAAGTTTTCACTCCCTTTTAATTCAAGAGAGCTTGAAGAGGAAGGTAAAATCACCATCAATCCAGAATATGGATATGAATTTAGCCATACCTTAGAAAATCAGATTAGAGGACAACTAAAAAACGGTCTCGCTATGATTGATTTTTATGAATCATGTGACAAAAGACATCGATTATCACCTTATGGAAATGACTACATCGCTACACTTTGCATTAAACTATAATCTTATAGAATATACTTCTGGAGAATAGCTCGTTTTATTTTACGATTAGAATTTGCCCATCACCAAAATACCGCAGGGATGTTGGGTGCCTATTATCATTTCAAAACAAAACAATCCTAGTTTGGTTCAACCAAACTAGGATTTTCTAACGCGTTTTTGTCTACGATAGCCGTTGAGCTTTTTATTTTCCCAATAGCTGTTAAAGATTTTTTCCTTGCTCTCGCGATTGATTTCTAAAAAGTAGGCATAAATCAAATCTATTAAAATGAGCATAGGGAGTTGAGCGGAAATACGCTGGATGTAAGAAGATTGACTATGGCTTGCCACAAGGACTGTTTCGGTATAGGCCTGACCGTTTTTGTTTGGAGAGCTGGTAAATAAAATGGTCTTGGCACCCATTTCCTTGGCATCCAACAAACTATCGAGGACGGATTGGGTAGTTCCTGATAGGGAAAAGCCAAGTACCAGACAGTTTTCATCCATGATACTGGTCGTCCAAGCAAAGCCATCCTGATCGGTCAAAGCTTCACAGACAACACCTAGTCGCATAAAGCGCAGTTTCATCTCACGGGCAATCAGACCAGAACTTCCCGTCCCAAAGAAGTAAACTCGTTCTGCGTCATCGATTAATTGGGCGACGCGTTCCAGTTGTTCTTCGTCAATCAAATCCTGTGTTTGTTCTCGCATGATACTGTAGCTTCGCAAAACACGTTTGGTTAAAGGACTGTGTTTGTGCGAATGAGTGTCTTGTTTATCGGCCTGATGCTGGTATTGAAAGACGAATTCTCGGTAGCCTGTAAAACCACACTTTTTGGCAAATCGGGTCAAGGCTGCTTGGGAGATATGTAATTTCTGGGTAACTTGCTGAGAAGAGAGATCATCTTGGATTGTTTCAGTTTGTAAAAAATAGCGAGCGATTTCTTGCTCGAGCTCGGTTAATTCTTCAAAATGGAGATCGATTATGGTTGCGATATCTGGCTTGTTCATGAGGCTCCTTTTTATGAGTCAAAGTCTTAAAAGTTAACGCTTTCCTAACTATTACTATCATTATATCATAGAAAATAGGATAACCAAATAAAAAGGCATTTTCAGTTAAAAGTCAAAAAATGCTTCGACTTTTCCAAGAGTTTCTTCGTAAAATATGGTACAATGAAATGTACTGAGCTTCACCTATTTGCTCTATTATTTTAGGGGAAATAAAGGTGAAAATCAGAAATTTTTCTAGAAAAGAGTCTTAGTTGTATGAGAAAATTTAATAGCCATTCGATTCCGATTCGGCTTAATTTACTATTTGCGATTGTCATCCTGCTCTTTATGGCTATTATTGGTCGTTTATTATACATGCAGGTGCTTAATAAGGATTTTTATGAAACAAAATTGGCCTCAGCCAGCCAAACAAGGGTAACAACCAGTTCAGCTCGTGGACAGATCTATGATGCTGCAGGGAAACCCTTGGTAGAAAATACTGTCAAGCAGGTTGTTTCTTTCACACGAAACAATAAAATGACGGCAGCTGAATTGAAGGAGACAGCCAAGAAACTCCTCACATATGTAAATGTGACCTCCCCTAATTTGACAGACCGTCAGATTGCAGACTACTACTTGGCGGACCAGGACGTTTACAAAAAAACAGTCGAATCCTTGCCAAGTGATAAACGCCTAGATTCAGATGGGAACCGCTTATCTGAAGCGACTCTCTACAATAATGCAGTTGAAAGTATTGACGTGAGTCAACTCAATTATACAGATGACCAGAAAAAGGAAATCTATCTCTTTAGTCAGCTCAATGCCGTTGAAAATTTTGCGACGGGCACCATTTCTACGGATGCCTTGAATGATACCCAAGTTGCTCTCGTTGCATCAGCGTCCAAGGAATTACCAGGTATCAGTATTTCAACCTCATGGGATAGAAAAGTCCTAGACACTTCTTTGTCTTCAATTGTAGGTAGTGTATCAAGTGAAACATCAGGTCTTCCAGCAGAGGGAGTCGATGCCTATCTTAAAAAAGGGTATTCTCTCAATGACCGAGTGGGAACTTCCTATCTTGAAAAGCAATATGAAGATGTTCTCCAAGGCAAACGCTCCGTCAAAGAAATCCACCTCGACAAACACGGAAATATGGAAAGTGTAGAAAATGTCGAAGAAGGAAGCAAAGGAAACAATATCAAGTTAACGGTTGACCTAGCTTTCCAGAATGGTGTAGATAACCTACTCAAGAGCTACTTCAACTCGGAGTTGGGTAACGGTGGAGCCAAATATTCTGAAGGGGTTTACGCCGTAGCCCTCAATCCTAAAACCGGTGCAGTTCTAGCTATGTCAGGTGTCAAGCATGATGTCGAATCCGGTG from Streptococcus oralis includes these protein-coding regions:
- a CDS encoding extracellular solute-binding protein, which translates into the protein MKFRKLACTVLAGAAILGLAACGNSGGSKDAGSSSSDSGKTEITWWAFPVFTQEKTGDGVGTYEKSIIEAFEKANPDVKVKLETIDFKSGPEKITTAIEAGTAPDVLFDAPGRIIQYGKNGKLAELNDLFTDEFVKDVNNENIVQASKAGDKAYMYPISSAPFYMAMNKKMLEDAGVANLVKEGWTTDDFEKVLKALKDKGYTPGSLFSAGQGGDQGTRAFIANLYGGSVTDKDVTKYTTDDPKFVKGLEKAASWIKDGLLNNGSQFDGGADIQNFANGQTSYTILWAPAQNGIQAKLLEASKVDVVEVPFPSDSGKPSLEYLVNGFAVFNNKDDKKVAAAKKFVQFIADDKEWGPKDVVRTGAFPVRTSFGKLYEDKRMETISGWTKYYSPYYNTIDGFAEMRTLWFPMLQSVSNGDEKPADALKAFTEKANETIKKATKQ
- a CDS encoding carbohydrate ABC transporter permease translates to MRETVISYAFLAPVLFFFVIFVLAPMIMGFITSFFNYSMTKFEFVGLDNYIRMFKDPVFVKSLINTVILVIGSVPIVVLFSLFVASQTYHQNAIARSFYRFVFFLPVVTGSVAVTVVWKWIYDPLSGILNFVLKSSHIISQNISWLGDKNWALLAIMIILLTTSVGQPIILYIAAMGNIDNSLVEAARVDGATEFQVFWKIKWPSLLPTTLYIAIITTINSFQCFALIQLLTSGGPNYSTSTLMYYLYEKAFQLTEYGYANTIGVFLAVMIAIVSFAQFKILGNDVEY
- a CDS encoding carbohydrate ABC transporter permease codes for the protein MQPTQKKPLTAFTVISTIILLLLTVLFIFPFYWILTGAFKSQPDTIMIPPQWFPKMPTMENFQQLMVQNPAMQWMWNSVFISLVTMFLVCATSSLAGYVLAKKRFYGQRILFAVFIAAMALPKQVVLVPLVRIVNFMGIHDTLWAVILPLIGWPFGVFLMKQFSENIPTELLESAKIDGCGEIRTFWSVAFPIVKPGFAALAIFTFINTWNDYFMQLVMLTSRQNLTISLGVATMQAEMATNYGLIMAGAALAAVPIVTVFLVFQKSFTQGITMGAVKG
- a CDS encoding YhcH/YjgK/YiaL family protein, with protein sequence MIFEDLKNIAFYKGIHPNLDKAIDYLYQHRKDSFELGKYEIDGDKVFLVVQENVLNQAENDQFEHHKNYADLHLLVEGHEYSSYGSRIKDEAVAFDEASDIGFVHCHERYPLLLGYHNFAIFFPGEPHQPNGYAGMEEKVRKYLFKILID
- a CDS encoding YesL family protein, whose product is MAQKGVSLIKAAFDTDNFLMRFSEKVLDIVTVNLLFVVSCLPIVTIGVAKISLYETMFEIKRSRRVPVFRTYLRAFKQNLKLGLQLGLLELGIVSLSLLDLYLFWGQTALPFQLVKAICLGILIFLTLVMLASYPIAARYDLSWKEVLQKGLILASFNFPWFFLMLAILFLIVMVLYLSAFTLLLGGSVFILFGFGLLVFLQAGLMEKIFAKYQ
- a CDS encoding ROK family protein; the protein is MTHYVAIDIGGTNIKYGLIDQEGQLVESHEMPTEAHKGGPHILQKTKDIVASYLEKGPVAGVAISSAGMVDPDKGEIFYAGPQIPNYAGTQFKKEIETSFDIPCEIENDVNCAGLAEAVSGSGKGASVTLCLTIGTGIGGCLIMDGKVFHGFSNSACEVGYMHMQDGAFQDLASTTALVEYVAAAHGDSVDQWNGRRIFKEATEGNKICMVGIDRMVDYLGKGLANICYVANPEVVILGGGIMGQEAILKPKIRTALKAALVPSLAEKTRLEFAHHQNTAGMLGAYYHFKTKQS
- a CDS encoding class I SAM-dependent methyltransferase → MSNYIKLNEDRWNNVKNDYTEPLTHEELEEVRKHPISVALTVGKKVPIEWFEKAKGKKILGLACGGGQQGPVFALKGYDVTIMDFSKSQLERDEMVAKREGLKINTVQSDMTKAFPFEDETFDIVFNPVSNVYIEDLENMYKETSRVLKKGGLLMVGFMNPWIYMYDADIVWDKPDEELLLKFSLPFNSRELEEEGKITINPEYGYEFSHTLENQIRGQLKNGLAMIDFYESCDKRHRLSPYGNDYIATLCIKL
- a CDS encoding MurR/RpiR family transcriptional regulator, producing the protein MNKPDIATIIDLHFEELTELEQEIARYFLQTETIQDDLSSQQVTQKLHISQAALTRFAKKCGFTGYREFVFQYQHQADKQDTHSHKHSPLTKRVLRSYSIMREQTQDLIDEEQLERVAQLIDDAERVYFFGTGSSGLIAREMKLRFMRLGVVCEALTDQDGFAWTTSIMDENCLVLGFSLSGTTQSVLDSLLDAKEMGAKTILFTSSPNKNGQAYTETVLVASHSQSSYIQRISAQLPMLILIDLIYAYFLEINRESKEKIFNSYWENKKLNGYRRQKRVRKS
- the pbp2b gene encoding penicillin-binding protein PBP2B translates to MRKFNSHSIPIRLNLLFAIVILLFMAIIGRLLYMQVLNKDFYETKLASASQTRVTTSSARGQIYDAAGKPLVENTVKQVVSFTRNNKMTAAELKETAKKLLTYVNVTSPNLTDRQIADYYLADQDVYKKTVESLPSDKRLDSDGNRLSEATLYNNAVESIDVSQLNYTDDQKKEIYLFSQLNAVENFATGTISTDALNDTQVALVASASKELPGISISTSWDRKVLDTSLSSIVGSVSSETSGLPAEGVDAYLKKGYSLNDRVGTSYLEKQYEDVLQGKRSVKEIHLDKHGNMESVENVEEGSKGNNIKLTVDLAFQNGVDNLLKSYFNSELGNGGAKYSEGVYAVALNPKTGAVLAMSGVKHDVESGELSSDSLGTITNVFVPGSVVKAATLSSGWENGVLSGNQTLTDQPIVFQGSAPINSWYTLSYGSFPITAVEALEYSSNTYMVQTALGIMGQSYQPNMIVATDQLETAMGKLRSTFGEYGLGASTEIDLPDESTGFTPKEFDLANYINNAFGQFDNYTPMQLAQYVATIANNGVRLAPHIVEGVYGNNEQGGLGNLVQETATKELNKINISEADMALLHQGFYQVSHGTSALTTGRAFSNGSSVSISGKTGTAESYVNGGQKANNTNAVAYAPSDNPQIAVAVVFPHNTNLTNGVGPSIARDIINLYNQQHPMN